One Heptranchias perlo isolate sHepPer1 unplaced genomic scaffold, sHepPer1.hap1 HAP1_SCAFFOLD_70, whole genome shotgun sequence genomic region harbors:
- the LOC137318414 gene encoding histone H2A type 1-C, giving the protein MSGRGKTGGKARAKAKSRSSRAGLQFPVGRVHRLLRKGNYAERVGAGAPVYLAAVLEYLTAEILELAGNAARDNKKTRIIPRHLQLAIRNDEELNKLLGRVTIAQGGVLPNIQAVLLPK; this is encoded by the coding sequence atgtctggaagaggaaaaaccggcggtaaagctcgggccaaggccaagtctcgctcatcccgggccggactgcagttccctgtgggccgtgttcacaggctcctgcgaaaggggaactacgctgaacgtgtgggtgccggagccccggtctatctggctgctgtgctcgagtatctgacggctgaaatcctcgagctggccggcaacgcggcccgggataacaagaagacccgcatcatccccagacacctgcagctggccatccgcaacgacgaggagctcaacaagctgctgggacgggtgaccatcgcccagggcggggtgctgcctaatatccaggccgtgctgctgccgaag